The following proteins come from a genomic window of Rutidosis leptorrhynchoides isolate AG116_Rl617_1_P2 chromosome 10, CSIRO_AGI_Rlap_v1, whole genome shotgun sequence:
- the LOC139873375 gene encoding probable xyloglucan endotransglucosylase/hydrolase protein 26 yields MAGSRALVMAIFVFAMALSSSMVNANFPKSMYFNWGAQHSSILGNGDDLRLVLDKTSGSGIQSKRSFLFGSIEMLIKLIPGNSAGTATTYYLSSTGAKHDEIDFEFLGNSTGEPYTVHTNIFTQGQGNREQQFQLWFDPTANYHNYTIHWNPTEVVWYVDSIPIRVFRNYQSQGIAYPNQQGMRVYSSLWNADNWATRGGLVKIDWTAAPFVANYRRYRARACKWNGQVSITQCAIPTSANWWTSPVYKQMTASQQGQLTWVRNNHMIYNYCTDFKRFSGQMPPECSMPQY; encoded by the exons ATGGCGGGTTCTCGAGCTTTGGTCATGGCTATTTTTGTGTTTGCAATGGCATTAAGCTCCTCCATGGTTAACGCAAACTTTCCAAAAAGTATGTACTTCAATTGGGGTGCTCAACATTCTTCGATTCTAGGCAATGGCGATGACCTTCGCCTTGTTTTGGACAAAACCTCAG GTTCTGGTATCCAATCAAAGAGGTCGTTCTTATTCGGAAGCATCGAAATGTTAATCAAGTTGATTCCCGGTAACTCTGCTGGTACTGCAACAACATATTAT TTGTCTTCCACGGGTGCCAAGCATGACGAGATTGATTTCGAGTTTTTAGGGAACTCGACAGGAGAGCCTTACACGGTGCACACAAACATTTTCACTCAAGGTCAAGGTAACCGTGAGCAGCAGTTTCAGTTATGGTTTGACCCGACGGCCAATTATCACAACTACACCATTCACTGGAACCCTACTGAAGTTGT ATGGTATGTCGATAGTATACCTATTAGAGTGTTCAGAAACTATCAGAGTCAAGGGATTGCATACCCAAACCAACAAGGCATGCGAGTCTACTCTAGTTTGTGGAATGCTGATAACTGGGCTACAAGAGGTGGTCTAGTCAAAATTGACTGGACAGCTGCACCGTTTGTGGCCAACTACCGTAGGTACAGGGCTAGAGCTTGTAAGTGGAACGGGCAGGTTAGCATTACTCAATGTGCCATTCCCACAAGTGCCAACTGGTGGACATCTCCTGTTTATAAACAAATGACAGCGAGTCAACAAGGTCAACTCACCTGGGTTAGAAATAACCACATGATCTACAACTACTGCACTGACTTCAAGCGTTTTAGCGGACAGATGCCACCC
- the LOC139872773 gene encoding probable lactoylglutathione lyase, chloroplastic, whose product MAQGSTSCTKESALEWVKRDNRRMLHVVYRVGDLDKTIKFYKECLGMKLLRTRDNDEEGYTNVFLGYGAEDSHFVIELTYNYEVDKYDIGPGFGHFGIAVDNVARAVEVIKAKGGKVTREPGPVKGGKSIIAFIEDPDGYTFELIERGPTPEPLCHVNLRVGDLDRSIAFYEKAFGMELLRTRDSPEYKYTIALMGYGPENKNCLLELTYNYGVTEYDKGDAYAQIAIGTDDVYKTAEAVKLFGGQIVREPGPLPDINTKITACLDPDGWKTVFVDNLDFKRELE is encoded by the exons ATGGCCCAAGGGAGTACTAGTTGTACAAAAGAAAGTGCATTGGAATGGGTCAAACGTGACAATAGAAGAATGCTTCATGTTGTTTATCGCGTTGGTGATCttgataaaacaattaa GTTCTACAAAGAGTGTCTAGGGATGAAATTATTGCGGACACGAGACAATGATGAGGAGGGATATACAAATGTTTTTCTTGGATATGGGGCAGAAGATTCACACTTTGTTATTGAGTTAACATACA ATTATGAAGTTGACAAATATGACATTGGACCTGGATTTGGTCATTTTGGTATTGCAGTTGATAAT GTTGCCAGGGCCGTGGAAGTCATAAAGGCTAAGGGTGGTAAGGTAACCCGAGAACCTGGTCCGGTCAAAGGCGGGAAGTCAATTATAGCATTTATTGAAGATCCTGATGGTTACACCTTTGAACTTATAGAAAGAGGCCCCACACCCGAGCCGCTTTGTCACGTAAACCTTCGCGTTGGAGATCTTGATCGCTCTATTGCTTTCTATGAGAAG GCTTTTGGTATGGAGCTCCTGCGCACACGAGATAGTCCTGAATACAAG TATACTATTGCATTGATGGGATATGGACCTGAAAACAAAAATTGTTTGCTAGAATTGACATACAACTATGGTGTCACTGAATATGATAAAGGTGATGCCTATGCTCAG ATAGCAATAGGTACCGATGATGTTTATAAAACTGCAGAAGCAGTTAAACTATTCGGTGGCCAAATAGTTCGAGAACCCGGACCACTGCCTGATATCAACACCAAAATTACAGCATGCTTGGACCCTGATGGTTGGAAGACA GTATTTGTTGATAATCTTGACTTTAAGAGAGAGCTAGAATGA
- the LOC139871477 gene encoding putative RING-H2 finger protein ATL12: MNFPVNTLPEFIKIPAITQQKKRVHIIIFVIIFIIISSNLIKAQPLSSPDSQDSVTNFQPSLAVVIGVLAIMFSLTLLLLVYAKCCHRPSSLMLLDQEILGGLPGSVSRLSGIDKTVIESLPFFRFSTLKGWRNGLECSICLSKFEDVEILRLLPKCKHAFHIDCVDQWLEKHSGCPLCRCKVSEEDATLFAHSDSFRFLSNQSDGGREGSNLELFIEREGSKRFGSRRSFRKIEDENDQEIILDDQETLHKFNHRIIILDYEHDLIGKNRWSNLSGSDLLYLNSEMITSLSSNYLDHRDDQEMVASISSNKLDCYPSLKKFENGHKSDHDHQAIKIKEEIKRKREFEKKIKKFPGEDSSIELKSAKLDQKRSMSEIIVHPRLLGVDQSSNNEANLGEPSTKEERLKRLWLPIVGRTVQWFANRNQNIKRIT; this comes from the coding sequence ATGAACTTCCCGGTGAACACGTTACCGGAGTTTATTAAAATTCCGGCGATAACCCAACAAAAGAAACGTGTGCATATCATCATATTtgtcatcattttcatcatcatctcTTCTAATTTAATAAAAGCGCAACCTTTATCGTCGCCAGACTCTCAAGATTCTGTCACTAATTTCCAACCAAGTTTAGCTGTTGTAATCGGAGTTCTTGCTATAATGTTTTCATTAACTCTTTTACTTTTGGTTTATGCAAAATGTTGTCACAGACCATCTTCTCTTATGCTATTAGATCAAGAGATATTAGGTGGGTTACCGGGATCGGTTTCTAGGCTTTCCGGTATCGATAAAACAGTGATTGAATCGCTTCCTTTTTTTCGGTTTTCAACTTTAAAAGGTTGGAGAAATGGTTTGGAATGTTCTATTTGTTTGTCCAAATTTGAAGATGTTGAGATTCTTAGATTATTGCCAAAATGTAAACATGCTTTTCATATTGATTGTGTTGATCAATGGCTAGAAAAACACTCGGGTTGTCCACTCTGTAGGTGTAAAGTAAGTGAAGAGGATGCAACCCTTTTCGCGCATTCAGATAGTTTTCGGTTTTTGAGTAACCAATCGGATGGGGGCCGTGAAGGTTCAAACTTGGAGCTATTTATTGAAAGAGAAGGATCCAAGAGATTTGGAAGTCGAAGAAGTTTTCGTAAGATTGAAGATGAAAATGATCAAGAAATTATCTTGGATGATCAAGAAACTTTGCATAAGTTTAATCATAGGATCATAATATTGGATTATGAACATGATTTAATAGGGAAGAATAGATGGAGTAATTTGAGTGGTTCTGATCTTTTATATTTGAATTCCGAGATGATTACTTCTTTGTCAAGCAATTATCTTGATCATCGCGATGATCAAGAAATGGTTGCTTCTATATCAAGCAACAAACTTGATTGTTACCCTTCTCTCAAAAAGTTCGAAAATGGTCATAAAAGTGACCATGATCATCAGGCGATCAAAATAAAAGAAGAAATCAAACGAAAAAGAGAATTCGAGAAGAAAATCAAGAAATTCCCCGGTGAAGATTCTTCGATTGAGCTGAAATCCGCTAAACTTGATCAAAAAAGATCGATGTCGGAAATCATTGTTCATCCTAGATTGCTTGGTGTTGATCAATCAAGTAACAATGAAGCTAATTTGGGTGAGCCTAGTACTAAAGAAGAGAGATTAAAGAGATTATGGCTACCAATTGTGGGAAGAACTGTTCAATGGTTTGCTAATAGAAATCAAAATATCAAAAGAATAACATGA